The window TGCACACTGTCCCACAGATCACAGCCTACAGCTCACCTCCTAAAACCATGCTTGAGCATCTGATTGTGGAATTTTCAAAAGCATTTTCAGAGCATGTTCATATTTTCTACAAATGATACTAAAAcctaaaagggaaaaaacccctacaCATATTCAGGCACGGCTGCTGGTTTTAAATTTACCTCTGAGTTTTTTCTGTTCCCACTGACGAGATCAAATGTTTGATCTACCTTTTCTAAAACAGGTAAGATTTTTAAGCCTTCATATTCTAGGCTTCTCAAAAAAACCTCGAACAAGACAAAAAGACCTGCCAGACTTTGTAAAGTATAAAACTAAAAAATGTGTTTGTAATATTGAATAATATAAAACAAAAACATTGTCCAAGAAAGATTATTTTTTCAGAAACTCTATTGCATTTTAAACTCTAATGGGTTGCCAGGGAGACCAAAATCAAAGGCAATGGGGACAAATGGTGAAATTAAAGTTCTGACCTaccaagaaattaaaaaattgacacattctaatgaaaagctgcaattTGCATGTTAACAGAAATAGACTATTTGTCAAAGGTAACAGGAATATAAAAAAACCTAACGACCCCAAACCCCACTATTCTCAAGGTTAGCAATATTTCAATGACCTTGAGCCTGGCCTTGGATTTCTTACATACCAGCTCTGCAAAAAACAGGTTCATTTTCAATCCCTGTGTACAATTCAGTATAAATGATGCTGATGCTCCAGCTCCACTGGACTATTTTTTTTGTAAACTGGAATGGTGTTACACAGAGATCCTCAATCCAATCATGGAAACCAGCTTCACAAATCATCTTGTCTGCCTATCCTTCCCCATCCTGCCCATTTTGTTTAAATGCTTCCTTTCTAGCCAGTTAGTTTGTGAACAGTTCAGCACATGTGGTTTAGGAATTACAGGGTGAGCAGGAGGGGGGGAATACAATTATCAATACAATAACTGCCTTCTTACAAAGCCAGAGAAAATACAGCCTGAAATGGCTATTCTTGGTTTAGATTTTAGTCACTTGAACATTTCTGGGCAGCTGTCTCAGTAAATGACACTCCTCTCCCACCATCCAACAGAAAATACTTTCAGAAACTGAAACGGCTCCTCCACCCCCCTTAAACCTTCTGTGTAATGTTAGGGTAGCACTGAGACAGCGATCTAGGCGCCAACACTGGGAAGACTTGAGTTCCATAAGCACGATATTGCTTTGCCAAGCACTCAGACATATGCAGCCACAACAGGAAGTATTGGAAAATCTTCTGAAGCAagacaaaaccaccccaaattaGATCCTGTATGATGACAACTCACTGAACAGCCTTACTCTGGAAGACAATTTTCGCAGGACAGTAATTTAGAACTCTGCAGAAAGCATTCATGATACAAGGAGTATGCATAAACCAGTTACATTTTTCGAAATTCTAGATTATACTAAAGGAAGCTGTCATTTCACATGAGCCCAGTACCCAGAGATGATCAGGATATACAAGGTACGTCCCACTTCCACATCCTACTCAGATCACGGGGGAACAGGGAACCATTAATTTAACAAGTTAATTCCACAAACATAACACGTCTGCGAGAGTGAGTACAGACTGAGTATAAGTACCACATGCAGAACATCTAAATTACCTCTAATTGCTGCCTACCCTCGGGGGCAGAATTCTCTTGTTTGCAAGTTAAGAACTGCACAGCCTAAGCGGAACTGCTCTTCTGTAGCAGCCCCCACAACTACCTGGATTTATGGGCGACTGCCGGTTCAGACTTTCAAGCTGATCGCCGTGCACTCCGACAAAACCTGCAGAAAGCTTTACGCAGCAATACTCTCCACTGTGTGATCGCAGAGCGATCTGAAACCTGACCGTACATCTCCCATCTCTCTCTGAGAATGACTGCCTCCAGACGTTAAGCTTTTACTTGGCTATTTAGGGCGCTTTTTTTTTTAGAGTTTGTCCACTTAGGTCAATCTCACACTGCCTTTCAGAAAATAACAGCCATACCCGCCTGCAGGCTAACGTGATGGTTCGAGCCAGAATTTAGACAACTCTGTAAGGACACAAAACCCCACCCTGCTCCGCTGAAGGGGCTGTTGggctggggggatttttttggtccTCCCCTCGGTGATCAGCGTCTCAAGCGTGTGTGCCCCTGTACGGTGGCCGGGCGGAAAGGCTGCGCGCCGCGGACACCGCCAGGAGCGGAtctgcaacagcagcagcaccgcCAGCGCGGCCCTCGGACAGCGGCCGGCGCCGGCAGCTCCGCGGGGGGAGGCGGCGCCTGGCTCCCCCCACCCCGCCGCCGACGGCCCCGGCAGCCCCGCCCCGCGGGGGTGCGGGCAACGGGCCTGGGGCCTGCCAATCGCGGCGCacaccgcccggcccggccggtaCCACCGTGACctccggggcggcggcggctccgccccCTCCTCCCCGCCCCACCGCGGCCGGGGAGGCACTTACCGTCCCGGGACGTGCCCATGAGCTGGTCCAGCATGGCGCGCATCTGGGCCTGCGCCGACATCTTGAGTGCGGGGGGAGCCGGCGCGGCCCGGCCGAGTCACGCCGACAGCGGCCTACAAGGCCCGAGGCGCGGCGGGCGCTCGGCCCTGCCCCTCGCGTCACAGGCGGGGCCGCTCCcccgccgccgcggggggagggagggagcgggCGCTGCTCCCGCCCGGCTTTCCCGGTGGGAAGCGGAGCGGGAAACTCGCTtcgtgccggtgccggtgccgccgccTCGCGCCCCCACACGCTCCCTCACTCCCGCTCCCTCCCGCGCCCGCCACGCGCGCGCGCCGGCGGGAACGGAAACCCACGCGCACGCGCCTTGCGCTCCTTCGTCCGCTCCGCGACGTCAGCACGGACGGGCCTCGGCGCCCGCCCATTGGCCACGGCCTGCGCCGCTCGGCCAGTGACGCACAGAGCGGCGAAGCTCCTGATTGGGCCGCCCGTCTGGGCCCTTGGGGCGCGCTGATTGGTCAGAAAGGCCCGCGTGGCCGGTGTGACGTCACGGTCTCCGGGTcagcggcggcgccgggcggggcTGGGGTCCCGGGCGGCTCCGGAGCGCAGCGGGGCTACGGTGCCCGCTTGGGGACAATTCCCTCTCGGACTGGCGTGCAGCACCACTGCCACGGCCCCTGCTTCCCCCAAGTGCGAGTACAGTCGTGGTGAGACAAGTTACTCTAATACCCCGCTAACTGGAGAACCTCCCTTAAAACTGAGGCTGTCGGCACATTTGGCTGATAATTCCACTTACAGGGCACCAAGGTCCATTAAAAAAACCGCCATTTTTACCCATTTTAACGCCTGCATTTTGTGACTCTTCCTTTGTCAACCATCGTGTTGCCATCTAGTGCCCAAACTCGTCACGAAGATCAGCTGTAATCGTCCCCAAGCGTTGTCGTGTTCAAGGTTAGCTCCATACGAGTGAAAAATGGCCACATGCAACCTCCCTTAACAATAACCCCCCTCACCCCAATTATCTGTATTCCAGAAGGACTCGTAATGAAGATGCTCTTCTGTAACACATTCAGGAAAAGATTCTCTACCCAGTATTTTTCAGCTAATTAGGATATGTCCtggctttgctttttctttaaaatcTAAATTTACTTTTGTTAGTCATCACGTTGGATTGAAGGGGAAGTAAATGGAAGAGACACCAATGCTTGTTAGAAGTGTCTGTTTAGGTACCTTGGCATGCTTAGGGGAAATTTAGAATTTTTACTGATTATTTACACCAACACCATACACACTTTAGCTCCTTCTACTCTTTAAGGAGCATCTGTGTCTGGCCAAATGAtcgcttttttctttattttattttttaatttccctTCTCAAGCAATATACTACAGAACACAGTGGTTTTCATTAAATAATGCTGAACAAGCAGTGTGTGACAGCCATTCTCAGTGTGTGGTGACATCCCACAACTTCATCTACTGAGCTGAAAACAGGTTGATACTTTTCCACCCATCATATCAaggcttttggaaaaaaaaacaccaTTTAACTTGTGAGACTTGCAAACTGGAATTCTGGTCAACAGAACCCTAAAACTTGTAGTTCACATCTCCTTGCCTTACCTAAGAAGCCCAAATTTTCCCTGTTTTAGGATCTGTTGTGCCTATCCACTATACTGTGGGGATTAAACCATTCCCAAGTTTTAAACACAGGGGAAGGAAGAAGCAGACTCAGATGAACTGATTCTCTTTGCAATACTTTTCTGACAAAACACTTtgttttccctggcagtaaaaaatccccaacaaacaCACTCTAATTTTCTTAGAGTTGCTTCAAGCTTCCCCCCAGATAAACCTCACATTTTTAGCCATTTAAAGTCCTTCTTGTTATAGATTTCTTGCACACAATACAACACTCTCTTGTGAACAGCAACAACTCAGGGCCTTTTATAAAAAGAAACTCACTGTTCCAGATTTGTGAGGTGAGTCCCGTTTGTGCACCTCCTGTGACTGCCTCCAGTCAGTTCCCTTCAGGTTTTCTGAGATTCAGAGGGAGAGGGAAGCACAGGAAGCTGGCAGTCACTTCTCAGGGACAGGGAGAAACATGTAACTCATAAGAATTCATCTCTCTGAATCGCTACTGCTCACTCACCGCCAtggcaaaaaccaaaaaaatctttAAGGTGGAAGAGGTTTGTGCTACTGCAGTGCTCACCAGAACCCACAGACGCTCCACAGAAGAGACCTTTGTTCTTGGGAGAGTAGGGAATTCCACATACACAGAATATGGCTGGGAAATGCCTCAGTAAACACTGGACAAATTCTCTCACCTCCCGCATTTGAATCACGCGGGGGAATCACGAACGCCTGCAACCCCTCAGACAAGCAGTTCATCAGTGAAGGCTGACATGTTTTCCCACTACAAACAACCTCCCTTGGGTCAGGACACACATTCACAAGATCGGGGTGGGCGTCTGGGAGGCCTGATAGAGGCAGAAGGGGTCGGTTGTCTCCAGTTACACCTTTCACACCATAACCTACACCTGACAAAAGGCACCTGCGACAGACCCCAGCCCACTCCGGCAGCTCGAGGATATATATTTATTCGCTGAGGAATAAACACTGAGCACAGCAGTCCCGCCTCAGCCCTTCCCTCCCGGCTGCTGCGGCAGTCTGAAGCCCACGAGCCCGGCGACCTCCTGCGGCGAGCGCTCTCCCCTGCCGTGGTACTCGCGGTGCAGGGCCTCGTGCTCCCGGACGCTGCGCAGCAGGCACAGGTAGGTGGCGGCCTGGaagtgcagctcctgctgggcgcGGCACAGCTTCTCGCTGGTCACCTGCGGGGAGCGGCGGTCAGGGCGGCCCCGAGGCCCGGCCGAGCCCCGGGAGCTGCCGGGGGggcaggggcggggaggggaAGGCGGCGCGTACCCGGTGCGCGCGGAAGCCCGCGAGCACGTGCCGATAGGCGGGGCTGTCGCGATAGGAGCGGCCGGCGGCGTGGCGCAGCTCGCGCAGGAGCGCGCGCAGGGTGCGCAGCGGGGCTCCCAGCGCCGCCATCTTCCGAGCCGCGCGCGGCGCGCCGGCCAATCGAGCGCCGCCGCCGGGCCTCGCCCTCGCGCCCCGGCAGGGCGGGCAGTCGAGAGCCGAGCGAGCGATGGCCTCCTCCTACTCTCTGCCGCCCTCCCGCGCCGTCGCAATCGGCGCTGGTGAAGTGCTGGGGCTCGAGCGCCGAGGCCAGGGCGTGCCCGCTCCACGCCTCGTAACCGGCCTGTGGTAACGGAGCGGGAGCACCGGGAGTCTTTCAAGAGGCGCAGCATACGGCGGGAAACCGGATTTGGCCGCGGGCGCGTCCCCGCCAGTTTCTGGGGTCTCCGTTTAAAAGACGCTTCGGGTCCCGCTGGAGCCAGAAGGAAGAAGCTGAGGAGCCGCAGACTCGAGGCAGCGAGCGGCTCACGGACGTGAGGAGAGGCTGCGCGGCTCGAGTGCGAAAAAAATTACCCACCCCAGATGGGACTCGAACCCACAATCCCTGGCTTAGGAGGCCAATGCCTTATCCATTAGGCCACTGGGGCTGCCGCGGGAGGGTGGTGTCTGTGAACTTAGTTATCCACTATCCCCGCCTCTTCTCCTTTTATGGCACGTATCGGAGGCCGGTGATTGGGCAGCGCCGCCCGGCGCGGCTGCGCGCGGCCCCCTGGGAGCCAGGGCCAGGCGGGGCCGAGGAGGGGGCGCGGGGCCGAGGCGGGGGCACGGTCGCTCACTGGCGTTTGGCTGCGGCTCGGCAAAACACGGTGCTGCCGCAGGGAAGGGCTTCTTGGCCCAAGGACCCTTTTGCGGTTTCTAAGCGCTGGTCCTGGCACACAGTGTTACCCTTGCTCGGGTGGTTGCCCTGACCGAAGGAGGCCCTCACCCCCAAACAGAAAAACCCGCCAAAAAGCCCCAAGAGGGCCGACCCGTCAAGTGAAACCTTTccccatttttatttttgtgagaAATCACAGACACAGGGCTAATATGTACATTCCTCTTTATTTCATACAGCACAGACACGTGACACATAGAAAAACAGAAAAGTACACTCATGAAAAAGCCTGTCGCAGTCAGGGACAGGGAACAGCTACGCCAAATTGAGTAAGGCTCCTACTGCAGAACAGGGGTCTGCCGGCAAGGGTGGATCCCAGAGCAAAGTCTGCTGCCTAAAAAAGCTTGTGCTCCTTTCAGGAAAGCAGAAAAGGGCAAGTCCCTTCCGGAACAGGTGAAGGCAGCGTTCCCCGCAAGGTTTGCAGGATACGAACCCCATGACTGTGTTTGGATCAGAGCACTGATAAAATGAAATGCTCTCCCAGTTATTCTCACAGAGGGCCAATAGTCCTGACCTCTGAAAGCATTGGACTGCTCAGGGATAGGAAACCTGAGTACCTGGAAGGAGTGAAAACGTCAAGTAGTCACACAGAAGAGAGTTAAAATTAGCCTCCCTGACAGGGCTCTGCTAGCCACAACTGGGAATGTGCAAGGAACTAACCAGCTTCCCAACTAACAAAAGACTAACAGCCATTAAACTGACCAGAACAATATAACGCATTGGAACTGACGCGGGCTTTTGAGGCAGCAGCTTCTTCCTTTTCCTGCTTCAGTTCAGGATGGAGATAAAGCAGGCACCAGTTCCTCTGGCAAAGAGCCTTACacacttttaaaaaattaaaatacaaaaaaggGAGACAGGTGTATTTACAAAATCCATGGCTGGTACAGTACATCATTTTTAAGACACACTAAATGCTACAATCTTTCAGGTCCTGAGATtattacaaaaaaaaccaaacccaaaacaaaaacaaaccccaacaactcaAAACTTGTGTTCAGGTCCAGTTTTATAAGGAGAGAGGAAAGAAACCACACATTTAAAACACAGTATCCCTTGAAGTTATTGGAACACACCTCCCTAAAAAATCCAAATGAAAGTGGTGCTTGCCACCCAAATGTAGCTGCATTTGGAGTTCAGGCTTGTTGTCACAAGAGGGGAGCATTTAATGGGGCAGTTTCCCTGGAGAGCTCATCAGGTAAGCACAAGGCTGTTGGGATCCTCTCTCCATTGCTAAGCCCTATGATCTGGAACTTGAGTGTTAAAAGGAGGAAGGCGGCCTTGTACAAATTCATGTTGGACTGAGGAAAGCATCACAGGAATCACCAACTCAAACAGGTTTGCCATCTCCCAGTAACTGTGCACTCCTTTGTTAGAAACCGAGGAATGCAAAGAATTCTAGCTGTGATTTAGCACTtgttaatataaaaaaaaaaaaaattcctccagCTTTTTATTCTGAGCTCCCCAGTGAAAGGCAGCAAAATAGTTTCTCAGCCCTTCATTGTCTAGGGGATCACAGCAAGTCAGGTAAAATTAAACTATATCCagacttctaaaaaaaaaaaatatatatatatatattttagaagTTACACCAAACAAAGGATATGGAGGCCAAACTGCTGTTGAGGGGATGTTCCCCACTGCCATTAGCTGTGCAGGGCACTCTTCTTCACTGACCCTCTTAACAGGCAGGCTACAGGGACTTGTACCCTcacctgtttttttttcccccaatgaaCATAGAAATTTTGTATCATCAGAAGTTATCATAGATGCCCTTTTATTATAAGCAACTGATCTTAAGCTAGAGAATGGCAACTTTTTGAGGATTACTCATTAAATGCTTCTAACTCTCAGTAAAAGACTACAAGAGACAAATCACATTAACAAGGATACTAGTTTAACTGCTAAAATATAGTACTCCTCAGTAGACTTTTGGGGGGTAAAAAGGAGTAGTTaactttgttgttgtttttattttttttacagtaGTCCAAAAATAAAATTTCTCCATCTATTTCCAGTACAGATCTTGATAACTATGCAAGAACATGGTACTAATTGCTACATGATGGAATCACCGGCAATAAAACACATACTACAATTCTCACCTCTGAGCTAAATTGTTATTTGTAGTTACATACAACAAGACTAAAAGACCAGTGAGAACCTGGGGACTGGGATTTAGTTTTTATTTAGCTGGTAACTCCCCTTGTTTAGAAGCAACTTCATTTCAATGAGAATTTACTTTAATTCACTTCTGATGCTGGAAAGAAACCTGGGATGTCTCATGAGTTTCCTCCCAAATCCAATCTGTACATTAAAAAACATTTCTGCAGCTTCTTAATCCATTGTGAGAGCTGACTATTCTACAAAACTCTCAGACCAAAACCTGTCACAAGAAGTGATTTCAGCTTCCCTCTCAAGCAACTTCATGACACTTGACACTACATGCTGCACCAGTGAAagggtttcttttttaaaatacaaatttttttttcatgttagcAAAAAGTTCTGCATTACAGACATTCAAAAATACTCCATTTTCTTTGGGTAAAATTTCAATATGTGTTAAGAGGGGTAGCTGGGGAAAGGAATGCATGTAACACTGAAACACATAAATACTTATCTGCATAGTTGATATTAGTGACTACTAATCAAACTAAGGCCTTAGCTGGAAAAAGCTGAGAACACAAAAAAGTTTCTTCCCCCACTCTGGTGAAATCTGCTAAGTCTCAATGAAGCTCTGTCTACCTCAGCAACTGCTCAGTTTGGCCTATGATAGTGGCATCTTCTGACTGGTTTTGGTTTATTCTCTCCCACTCTTTTTCTCTTGGTAGTAGACAATAGCAAATACGACTATTTATTGATAAAACACATCTGCACACATTGCtaggaagaaacaaaaaaccctttTAGTGTTGTGCATGATAGGAGCCAAACATAGTGTACACTGCTTGGTTGGGATTACTTCACCATAAAGAAAATCTTAGTAGCTAATGGTTATTGTTTAAGCAGGAGATGACAGCAATGGAAGAGACTGACACACACTTCTAGATACAAAACATGGTGG of the Melospiza melodia melodia isolate bMelMel2 chromosome 4, bMelMel2.pri, whole genome shotgun sequence genome contains:
- the FMC1 gene encoding protein FMC1 homolog, with the translated sequence MAALGAPLRTLRALLRELRHAAGRSYRDSPAYRHVLAGFRAHRVTSEKLCRAQQELHFQAATYLCLLRSVREHEALHREYHGRGERSPQEVAGLVGFRLPQQPGGKG